Proteins found in one Chiroxiphia lanceolata isolate bChiLan1 unplaced genomic scaffold, bChiLan1.pri scaffold_59_arrow_ctg1, whole genome shotgun sequence genomic segment:
- the SLC27A5 gene encoding bile acyl-CoA synthetase, producing the protein MAVLLGLLPAALAGLALLAALLAPPFLWDDLVAFVTMARSALRCRRRFARSPPETLLDVFLLHARRRPRQPLLRFQDELYTYEDADLRSNRAAWALQRRLGLSPGATVAVFLPNSPTYLWTWLALAKLGCAMACVNSNARGRALRHALEAAGATQVLASPELRVAVEEVLPDLQRSGIHVFYLSASSPTPGVPALLPDIEVAPADPLPAQHRAGITATSKAMYIYTSGTTGLPKAAVVTELKLMMVASLACMCGLRRDDVVYTTLPLYHSAGLLVGLGGCLNIGATCVLRSKFSASQFWADCRRYNVTVIQYVGELMRYLCNTPPRPDDREHGVRMALGNGMRAEVWKEFLRRFGPVSIREFYGATEGNAGLINYTGKVGAVGRANVFLKFFTPFELIKYDVAAEKPVRDERGLCIPLGPGETGLLVVKITRHAPFHGYAGDARKTEQKVLRDVLAKGDAFFNSGDLLLMDRQGFLYFQDRVGDTFRWKGENVATTEVEATLATVEFIQEVNVYGVAVPGCEGRCGMAAVRLKDGATFDGDALYAFTRDTLPSYAAPRFVRIQDALEITGTFKQSKSNLVREGFDPQLVRDPLFFRDDSRRSYVPLTPDTFAAIQDMRLSL; encoded by the exons ATGGcggtgctgctggggctgctcccggCCGCGCTGGCCGGGCTGGCCCTGCTCGCCGCGCTGCTCGCCCCGCCGTTCCTCTGGGACGACCTGGTGGCCTTTGTCACCATGGCCAGGTCGGCGCtgcgctgccgccgccgcttcGCCCGCAGCCCCCCCGAGACCCTCCTGGACGTGTTCCTGCTCCACGCGCGGAGGCGGCCGCGGCAGCCGCTGCTCCGCTTCCAGGACGAGCTTTACACCTACGAGGACGCGGATCTCAGGAGCAACCGGGCGGCCTGGGCGCTGCAGCGGCGCCTGGGGCTCAGCCCCGGCGCCACGGTGGCCGTGTTCCTGCCCAACTCGCCCACCTACCTGTGGACGTGGCTGGCGCTGGCCAagctgggctgtgccatggCTTGTGTGAACAGCAACGCGCGGGGACGGGCACTGCGGCACGCGCTGGAGGCCGCCGGGGCCACCCAGGTGCTCGCCAGCCCCG AGCTCCGGGTGGCCGTGGAGGAGGTTCTCCCGGACCTGCAGCGCTCCGGGATCCACGTGTTCTACCTGAGCGCCTCGTCACCCACCCCAGGGGTCCCGGCCCTGCTCCCCGACATCGAGGTGGCCCCCGCGGACCCTCTGCCCGCCCAGCACCGCGCCGGCATCACCGCCACCTCCAAGGCCATGTACATCTACACCTCCGGCACCACCG GGCTCCCCAAGGCCGCGGTGGTGACGGAGCTGAAGCTGATGATGGTCGCCAGCCTGGCCTGCATGTGTGGGCTGCGCCGCGACGACGTCGTGTACACGACGCTGCCCCTCTACCACTCGGCCGGGCTGCTCGTCGGCCTCGGCGGCTGCCTCAACATCG gagCCACGTGTGTCCTGAGGAGCAAGTTCTCGGCCTCCCAGTTCTGGGCCGACTGTCGGCGGTACAACGTCACCGTCATCCAGTACGTGGGGGAGCTCATGCGCTACCTGTGCAACACGCCCCCG CGCCCTGACGACCGGGAGCACGGGGTGCGCATGGCCCTGGGCAACGGGATGAGGGCGGAGGTGTGGAAGGAATTCCTGCGGCGCTTCGGGCCCGTGTCCATCCGGGAATTCTACGGGGCCACCGAGGGCAACGCCGGCTTGATCAACTACACTGGCAAGGTCGGGGCCGTGGGCAGGGCCAACGTGTTCCTCAAG tTCTTCACACCCTTCGAGCTGATCAAGTACGACGTGGCCGCAGAAAAGCCCGTGAGGGACGAGCGCGGGCTCTGCATCCCCCTCGGGCCCG GCGAGACGGGGCTGCTGGTGGTGAAGATCACGCGGCACGCGCCGTTCCACGGCTACGCCGGCGACGCCCGCAAGACGGAGCAGAAGGTCCTGCGGGACGTCCTGGCCAAGGGCGACGCCTTCTTCAACAGCGGCGACCTGCTGCTCATGGACCGTCAGGGCTTCCTCTACTTCCAGGACCGCGTCGGGGACACCTTCCG GTGGAAAGGGGAGAACGTGGCCACGACAGAGGTGGAGGCCACGCTGGCCACAGTTGAGTTCATCCAAGAGGTCAACGTCTACGGCGTGGCCGTGCCCG GGTGTGAGGGCCGCTGTGGCATGGCCGCCGTGCGCCTCAAGGACGGGGCCACCTTCGACGGGGACGCCCTGTACGCCTTCACGCGGGACACGCTGCCCTCCTACGCCGCCCCTCGCTTTGTCAGGATCCAG GACGCCCTGGAGATCACGGGCACCTTCAAGCAGTCCAAGAGCAACCTGGTCCGGGAGGGCTTCGACCCCCAGCTGGTCCGGGATCCGCTGTTCTTCCGCGACGATTCCCGGCGATCCTACGTCCCGCTGACCCCGGACACCTTCGCTGCCATCCAGGACATGAGGCTCAGTCTGTAG